From the genome of Candidatus Woesearchaeota archaeon:
GTAATACGCTGCGTAACGGCCATTTTCTTGGATATATACTTTTCTTGGATTTTCTCGGACTACCATAAAGGTAAGCTCTTCTTCTTTAAAAACTTTTCTTAGGGCCTCTGACAGATGGTCGAACGCATGAGGCGAAACGATAACAGGGTGATTATGTACGAGCAATTTAAAATCCTTGCTTTCAATCTCTTGTATCGGTCGTGTAGTATAAAATTTCACATATTTCACATTAGTGATTTAATCAAAACAGGTTTATATACCTCACGCGCATCTGTCCAGTGTCCAGTGGGTATGCGTTTGCGGCTTATAGCTTGCTGTTTGCTGTTTTAATGCAGAATTGGCCTGTCCAGTTGTTTTAGTCCTTTCCCACCATCTCCCGTATCTTCTCCACGATCCATATCATGCCTTCGGTATCGCGAGCGCAGTACGTTTCAAGATATTTGCGGGTTTTCCGTTTTTCCTCGTCGCTCATCCCCTTGAATGTCATGATGAAGAACGCGGCGCTCGCATCGTCGCCTTTGCCAATTTCGAAATCATCATATCCCTTGCCGATGAGTACCGGCATAACTGCCTTGATGGATGCACTTCCTTTCTGGTTGGGATGGTAGTAATGAAAGCCGCTAAATGGTGCGTAGAGGTCAACAATGCGGCTGATGACTGACCCAACCCATGTGGAATATTCAGGGAACGCCTCGGCGAGTTTGTTCAGCACTCCTTTTTCAAAGGATTGATTGTACACAACAATGCTTCCGGCGCTGCCCAGCGCTTGTTTCAGTTTTTTCAGAAGCAGTGGCCGCGGATCCTCTCGGCCATCAGCAAGGAATGAGTGATGGCTTGTTTTTCCGTTGGCCACGACGTGCACAGAAAACTGGAAGGGTATCGCCTGGTACGGCGACGTGCCATCGTACAACGGCACAGCAGTGCTGAATGTCTCAAAGTCAAAGTAATACAGTGGTTCTTTTAGTTGGGCAAGGAATGATTTTAATTGTTTCGTGTCTATGTGGGGTTTATTCGATTGGATGCAGTCAATTTGAATCTTCTGCTTGGCGTTGAGCTTGGTGCCGGCCGGCACATCCATGAGCGATAGAATGTTGGCTTTGAAAAGCTCGTGCGACGCCTTGCCGCCTCGGTATAAATTAAACACGTTGTGTTCCGGCAGGAAATTCCAGCACTCTTCACACACGCAGTCGTGGCCATTTTCACAGCCGTTGCCGATGGTTGTTTCCGGCGGCGTTGGACTGTTGATGATTGCAAGAAGCGCCTCCACTTTGCCGGGCACACTCGGTAAACAAAGATCGACCTGCGCGGTGATTTCTTCCTGCACAAGCAGTTCCGCAGGATTGATGGCACCGTGTTTCACATAGTCTTTGTTGACGTGCATCAGAAAGCATTTTCGTATGGCAATGCCCGCTTGGGTGTAACAATATTTCTGAAAGGAAACATCCTCAATGTGCTCATCCTTTACCGAGCTGGAACTTTTCACTTCAACAATGTCCCACTGGTTGTTTTCCACGGGAACAAGAATGTCAGCGCGCGCGTAGAGATTTCCCGCAACAAGACCGGCTTCAAACAGCGGCTTTCTCTGTTTCAGCGCTTCTGCGGTTTCCTTGATGTTGCGAGCGAATTCTTCAGAAAGCGAAATCCCGCTGGGAAACAATGTTTTAGCGAGATGCCCCACTTCATGCCCTTGGTCAAAAATAAGCTGGGTGGCGGCGGTGTGCTTCGGAAGCCGCTCGGGCTGGTGAAACATCATCCACAGATGGCGCGGACAGGCAAGACCAGTTGCATATTTTGATTTGGTGAGGAAGCGCATAGAATATACAGAAGGCAGGGATTATTTAAGGGTTTCCCATATTCTACGTCGTGCCTGCGCTGCTCGTCACTTCCCCATAGATCTCATCCACGCGTTGGGCAACCAAGTTTCCTAATTCAGTGTAGATGCCGCGGGTAAACGCGTTGTCACATTCAGGAACGTGGTTGCATTGGGCGGCGTATGCTGAAACTTTTGCAGCAACCTCTGGTTTATGGGCTTGGACGCAGTCAACGGTGATGCCGTTGAGGCAGATAAGTTCCATATCGTTTGCAAATCGCTGGGCAAGTTGAGTACCATCAGCGGCAGTCGGGAGCGTCGTAACCGCCGGTGGCGCAAGTTTTTTCTCAAGCCGGAGATCGAGGAGCACATCAGAAATCGTGCCGAGAAGCGTGTCAACTTGAGCGTCATACGCGTCAGTGCACGAAGTGATAGCGGTACAGAGCCCGCGGTATTGGTCGTCTTGCGCAAGGACAAAGTCTTTATTGGTGTTGAGGCAGTCTTCGGTTATGCCGCCCGGACAAATTCTGCTGACACGCTCGACAAAGCTGCCGGCGTATTGCGCGCCGGCTTCTTCTGGTGATGCGACAGCAGCGACAGTTGGTGAGGCAGCAGCATACTGTTCAACCGCCTGCAGCACTGTTGCCTTGAATGTGCACCAGTCAAACAGTGGCCCGGGATCTTCATGGCCACCATACACGCCGTTGGGTTGGCCAGCGGTAAATCCTTCGCAGGAATAGCCAGAGGTGCCGTCGACATACTGCGGCCTGCCGATGGTGCTGTGGAAATAGATGTGGTCAATGCTGATGCCGTAGCGTACCATGATTTCGGCAACGGTTTTTGCCAGTGTTTTCATTTGCGCATCGGGGAATGGTTCCCAGTATCTGGTCCCGCCAGGATAGCTCC
Proteins encoded in this window:
- a CDS encoding DUF2779 domain-containing protein, whose translation is MRFLTKSKYATGLACPRHLWMMFHQPERLPKHTAATQLIFDQGHEVGHLAKTLFPSGISLSEEFARNIKETAEALKQRKPLFEAGLVAGNLYARADILVPVENNQWDIVEVKSSSSVKDEHIEDVSFQKYCYTQAGIAIRKCFLMHVNKDYVKHGAINPAELLVQEEITAQVDLCLPSVPGKVEALLAIINSPTPPETTIGNGCENGHDCVCEECWNFLPEHNVFNLYRGGKASHELFKANILSLMDVPAGTKLNAKQKIQIDCIQSNKPHIDTKQLKSFLAQLKEPLYYFDFETFSTAVPLYDGTSPYQAIPFQFSVHVVANGKTSHHSFLADGREDPRPLLLKKLKQALGSAGSIVVYNQSFEKGVLNKLAEAFPEYSTWVGSVISRIVDLYAPFSGFHYYHPNQKGSASIKAVMPVLIGKGYDDFEIGKGDDASAAFFIMTFKGMSDEEKRKTRKYLETYCARDTEGMIWIVEKIREMVGKD